One window of the Octopus sinensis linkage group LG9, ASM634580v1, whole genome shotgun sequence genome contains the following:
- the LOC115215450 gene encoding uncharacterized protein LOC115215450: MSLEGSECKLEEKLEMEFPISYSPISGDEDSQASGEGSSPAVTPEKESAVTPGKKAPAKKFAEVVGRKQKNINIENLDKYEDLLKKEGNEIAVKKDVEKKEEIEKKRIIYKTYSMTTKSIQKVEECKIEECLKAIRKDITYINRGRRFGTVEVRFRTEEIAKRLSTEPQKAGNLVLLPLYKGRRTSKIVMRNIPPEADASCLVAAVMLGLKEKINILQATVEEEGFWQGQIITMAIQAEAQTLEEIPEVLRLDEEERVLVFVEGRKPRCFGCGKKGHVRAECQPKPQVEAPSEKEEAEKKKKTEETKEVEKAASGAEKEKENEKEEGWSKVTKKKRKTETTPQEEENLKKRKEVTSSFMAIKATNNRLVNVLAAMAKVERIRKMKDFIIYKIGRKDYRRIKSEFFHDVGPLRLDMSPYLYEGLRRTPPRAKEKNKSEEEGETVEQAKLLI, translated from the coding sequence ATGTCTTTGGAAGGCAGTGAATGCAAACTGGAAGAAAAACTCGAAATGGAATTCCCCATTTCCTATTCACCTATCTCAGGTGATGAAGACTCTCAAGCCTCGGGTGAGGGAAGCTCGCCGGCGGTGACACCGGAAAAAGAATCGGCGGTAACGCCAGGAAAAAAGGCCCCAGCAAAAAAGTTTGCGGAAGTTGTAGGGCGCAAacagaaaaacataaatatagaaaacCTGGATAAATATGAAGACCTtctaaaaaaagaaggaaatgaaattgCAGTTAAAAAAGATgtggaaaaaaaggaagagattgaaaagaaaagaattatttacAAGACATACAGCATGACTACAAAAAGTATACAAAAAGTGGAAGAGTGTAAAATAGAGGAGTGCCTGAAGGCAATCAGAAAAGatatcacatatataaacagaggaaGACGGTTCGGAACGGTAGAAGTGAGGTTCAGGACCGAAGAAATAGCTAAGAGGCTATCTACAGAACCTCAGAAAGCAGGAAACCTAGTCCTTCTACCCTTGTACAAAGGAAGAAGGACTTCAAAGATAGTGATGAGGAATATTCCCCCAGAGGCGGACGCCTCATGCCTGGTGGCGGCAGTGATGCTGGGCCTGAAGGAAAAAATCAATATCCTCCAAGCTACAGTGGAGGAGGAGGGATTTTGGCAGGGCCAGATTATCACAATGGCAATACAAGCGGAGGCCCAGACACTGGAAGAAATACCAGAGGTGCTGAGGCTCGATGAGGAGGAGAGAGTACTAGTATTTGTAGAAGGAAGAAaaccgaggtgcttcggctgcggaaAAAAGGGACACGTAAGAGCGGAGTGTCAACCTAAACCGCAGGTAGAAGCACCGTCGGAAAAAGAAGAagcggagaagaaaaagaaaacagaggaaACCAAAGAGGTGGAAAAAGCTGCAAGTGGtgcagaaaaggaaaaagaaaacgaaaaagaggAGGGGTGGTCTAAAGTTaccaaaaaaaaacggaaaactgAAACCACCCCTCAAGAAGAAGAAAacctgaagaaaagaaaagaggttACTTCTTCATTTATGGCCATTAAGGCTACCAACAACAGACTTGTCAATGTGTTGGCAGCCATGGCCAAGGTGGAACgaataagaaaaatgaaagacttTATCATATACAAAATAGGCCGGAAGGACTACAGGAGGATAAAATCCGAATTCTTCCATGACGTGGGCCCTCTGAGACTGGACATGTCTCCATATCTATACGAGGGCCTACGTCGGACTCCCCCACGagccaaggaaaaaaataaaagtgaagaagAAGGCGAAACTGTCGAACAAGCCAAACTACTGATATAA